A genomic window from Candidatus Denitrolinea symbiosum includes:
- a CDS encoding GTP 3',8-cyclase MoaA, with protein sequence MAIDRFGRNIHYLRISLTDHCNLRCVYCMPEDQVFRPNAELMQDDEILLLTRLFASLGFDKIRLTGGEPTVRAHIVDIVRGIASVEGIRSVSMTTNGVLLPKLAQPLADAGLERVNVSLDTLNPEKFKRLTRWGKFDDVWQGIHAAEAAGLTPIKINAVIVRGYNEDDAANLARLTLEHPWQVRFIEMMPFAGVTELQTQQTVTAQEIRERIEDSLGDLQVANGGKLDGETRLFKLPNAKGEVGLISSVTVPFCSTCNRARLTADGRLRLCLLREKEVDLLTPLRAGATLDELRAIILDGVWHKPWGHALAEGLIPLNRAMNEIGG encoded by the coding sequence ATGGCTATTGACCGTTTTGGACGCAACATCCACTATTTGCGAATCAGCCTCACCGACCACTGCAACCTGCGCTGCGTTTACTGTATGCCCGAAGACCAGGTCTTCCGTCCCAACGCGGAATTGATGCAGGACGACGAAATCCTCCTGCTCACGCGGCTGTTCGCCTCGCTGGGATTCGACAAAATCCGACTGACGGGCGGCGAGCCGACCGTCCGCGCCCACATCGTGGACATCGTGCGCGGCATCGCCAGCGTCGAGGGCATCCGCTCCGTTTCCATGACGACGAACGGGGTACTCCTCCCAAAGCTGGCCCAACCCCTCGCCGACGCGGGCCTCGAACGGGTCAACGTCTCGCTCGACACGCTCAACCCCGAAAAATTCAAGCGGCTGACGCGCTGGGGCAAATTCGACGACGTCTGGCAGGGAATCCACGCCGCTGAAGCCGCCGGCTTGACTCCCATCAAGATCAACGCGGTCATCGTCCGCGGCTACAACGAAGACGACGCGGCGAACCTCGCCCGCCTCACGCTGGAGCATCCCTGGCAGGTGCGCTTCATCGAGATGATGCCCTTCGCCGGAGTGACGGAACTCCAGACCCAACAAACCGTCACCGCGCAGGAGATTCGGGAGCGCATCGAAGATTCCCTCGGCGACCTGCAAGTGGCGAACGGCGGCAAACTGGACGGCGAGACGCGCCTCTTCAAACTCCCCAACGCCAAAGGCGAAGTGGGACTCATCTCCTCCGTCACCGTGCCTTTCTGCTCCACCTGCAACCGCGCCCGCCTCACCGCGGACGGCCGCCTGCGTCTCTGCCTGCTGCGCGAAAAGGAAGTGGACCTGCTCACGCCCCTGCGCGCCGGCGCCACGCTCGACGAACTGCGCGCCATCATCCTCGACGGCGTGTGGCACAAGCCCTGGGGACACGCCCTCGCCGAGGGCCTCATCCCCCTCAACCGCGCGATGAACGAGATCGGCGGGTAA
- a CDS encoding Nudix hydrolase superfamily produces MPEQTFPEPTVGAFIFNSKGELLLLQSHKFPGLYVVPGGHVELGERLEEALVREVKEETGLDVYDIEFIMFQQFIYDPAFWKKRHFIFFDFACKTDGSKPQLNDEAEGFIWAEPQKALTLELDAYTRRSIEKWLK; encoded by the coding sequence ATGCCCGAACAGACCTTCCCCGAACCGACTGTCGGCGCGTTCATTTTCAACAGCAAAGGCGAACTCCTGCTGCTGCAAAGTCACAAATTTCCCGGCTTGTACGTCGTCCCCGGCGGGCACGTGGAATTGGGCGAGCGGCTGGAGGAGGCCCTCGTCCGTGAGGTGAAGGAGGAGACCGGGCTGGACGTATACGACATCGAGTTCATCATGTTCCAGCAATTCATCTACGATCCCGCTTTCTGGAAAAAACGTCACTTCATCTTTTTCGACTTCGCCTGCAAGACCGACGGGAGCAAGCCGCAACTCAACGACGAAGCCGAGGGATTTATCTGGGCGGAACCGCAGAAGGCCCTGACGCTGGAACTGGACGCGTACACGCGTCGCTCCATAGAAAAATGGCTGAAGTAG